The Cytophagales bacterium genomic interval GAACTGATCCCGTCTCTTGTAGTATAATTCGTAAATTCCATTCCATCAAATTTCCATTTTCCATCTTCCATCTTCCATTTTCCATTTTCCATTTTATACACACCTCCTCCTATACTGCCAACCCACAGGTTCCCGTATTTATCTTCTGTAATTGAGCCAGGTCTTCTATGTGTTAATCCCTGCTGCTCATTAATGATCACAAAATTTTCACCATCATAAACCGCCAGGCCGGCATCATTACTGCCAAACCATAAATTTCCTTTTCTGTCTTTATAAACAGTCCATATTAAATTACTGAAAAATCCATTTTTTTTATTAAATTGCTGAGAAGAGATTATTTTGTTTTGATCAATACTAAATTTAACGCAACCGGACCCCAGATCACACAGCCAGATATTTCCATTTTTATCCTCGTTTATTGTAATAACACGTTTCTTTTTCAATGCTTTAATTTTCGCAAAATTTTTAAAGGCCCTTTTTACCGGATCATACCTTGATACTGAAGTTTTGGTGCCAATCCAGATGAAATTCCTGGTATCCTGGTACATACATTTAACATCATTATCACTCAAGCCATCATCAACGGTAAAATGATCAACACTGGTTATACTATTCATCAGTGTATCAGAAAACAGATACCTCGTTATACCCTTCTCAGTACCAACCCATAAGCTATAGTCTTTATCAATGAGAACCGCATGAACAATATTGTCAGGCAGTCCTGTTTCTTTATCAAATATTTCAAAATTATCACCGAGATACTGGCAAACGCCACTACCCCAAACTCCAATCCATATATTGGATTCCCTGTCTTCAATAATTGAGGAAACGATATTATTGCTCAATCCTTCTTTTTCGGTAAATCTTTTAAATATTCCGTTCTCAAATCTGATTACTCCATTTGAAGTAGCAAGCCAGACTATTGGATGGTTGGTGTTTGATGGTTGATGGCTGATGTTGGCTATGTACAATTGTTTTACAAGCTGAAGCGGGAGGCCATCAATATCTTCATATTTGTTTTTTATTTTGATATTAAGATCACTGTCAAAATTTAGTTCACAAACGCCAGATAATGCAGCAACCCAGGCACTGCTAATACGTTCTACTTCATCGCTTTTGCCAGCCCCCCTAAATCCCCCCGAGGGGGGGACTTTGCCATCCCCTTTCCCTTTGGGCAATGGGGGCGGGAAGTCCCCCCTTTGGGGGGATTTAGGGGGGCTGTTAGGGGTGAGGTCGGTTATTTTAATATCGCGGATGTAATTATTCTGAAAACCGAAGTCAGATAAAAAGATTTCCTTTAAAATTTTATCGGGATCATTTGGGTTGATTATATGAATGCCCTCATCGGTACCAATCCAAATATTACCACTTTCATCTTTTTCAAGGGCAACAATATTATTTGAACGAAAACCATTTTCAGTGGTTAGTTCCTTTATTTTTCCCTTTTCCTTTATTGCCTTATTTAATACATAAATCCCATTTCCTTTTGTCCCGATCCATATATTGCCCAAATCATCTTCTAAAATATCTGATATGGCTTTATCTATTCCACTTAATTGATCTTTATAATGATAAAACCGTGTTCCATCCCATTTTGAAACACCTTCATACCTGTAACCGATCCAGATGTTATTTTTGCTATCCTGGTATAATTTTACAACATGATTGCCTGCTAATCCGTTTTGCCGGTTATAGACATCAAAGGCCTTTCCATTATATCGTGCGATACCTCCCTGGGTGCCAAACCATAAATAGCCCTCATTATCCAAAAGCATATCATAGACGGTGGCTTGCGGAAGTCCTTCATCTACCGAAAAATACCTAAAATTTGCCTTCTGTGCTGAACACAGATTACCACCGAGAAATCGGGGCAGGCTCAGATTTAAGAAGATTGCACAGATTATACAACTTGTCCTGATCAATCGGCAGATTTTTATATAGGATATGAATTTTTCTCGCAAAGACGTAAAAAAGTTTGGCTCTATTCTAAAAAGTTGTTGATAGTTAAATATTTTATAAATATTCTCAAAAAAAGCCCTGAAAGGGCGTGAGGTGTAAACACAGGGTGTAGTTCTGTGTTATTCTCTAGCCCTGATGATTAGCCCTGAAAGGGCGTGAGGTGTAAACACAGGGTGTAGCCCTGTGTTATTCTCTAGCCCTGATGGTTAGCCCTGAAAGGGCGAAACAAGCATCAGTCCCATACATAGCGTTCGTCATACTCCACATTATACTTCTTCAATAGCGCCCTGTATTCTTCCTGAAAAGTAATCTTTTTATGGTGTTCTTTCTGATTTTCTATATAGGCTTTTACCACATCCACCTGGGAATGGCTAACCGAAAATGCGCCATAGCCACCTTGCCAGTAAAAATTTTTTAATGTTTTATCCATTGTTTTCACCCACTTTGAAGAATGTGATTTCACTTCTTCCAAAAGTTTCATTAAGGCGATTTTTTTTGATAACATGCATAAAATATGAACATGGTCTGTATAGCCGCCAATTTTTACAGGATGACATTCCAGGTTTTTGCAGATACCACC includes:
- a CDS encoding SpoIIE family protein phosphatase, producing MIRTSCIICAIFLNLSLPRFLGGNLCSAQKANFRYFSVDEGLPQATVYDMLLDNEGYLWFGTQGGIARYNGKAFDVYNRQNGLAGNHVVKLYQDSKNNIWIGYRYEGVSKWDGTRFYHYKDQLSGIDKAISDILEDDLGNIWIGTKGNGIYVLNKAIKEKGKIKELTTENGFRSNNIVALEKDESGNIWIGTDEGIHIINPNDPDKILKEIFLSDFGFQNNYIRDIKITDLTPNSPPKSPQRGDFPPPLPKGKGDGKVPPSGGFRGAGKSDEVERISSAWVAALSGVCELNFDSDLNIKIKNKYEDIDGLPLQLVKQLYIANISHQPSNTNHPIVWLATSNGVIRFENGIFKRFTEKEGLSNNIVSSIIEDRESNIWIGVWGSGVCQYLGDNFEIFDKETGLPDNIVHAVLIDKDYSLWVGTEKGITRYLFSDTLMNSITSVDHFTVDDGLSDNDVKCMYQDTRNFIWIGTKTSVSRYDPVKRAFKNFAKIKALKKKRVITINEDKNGNIWLCDLGSGCVKFSIDQNKIISSQQFNKKNGFFSNLIWTVYKDRKGNLWFGSNDAGLAVYDGENFVIINEQQGLTHRRPGSITEDKYGNLWVGSIGGGVYKMENGKWKMEDGKWKFDGMEFTNYTTRDGISSDNPYLIVGDDIGNVWIGTNTGVDQLNVSTGKIRHYGKSEGFLGIETNQNAVYKDPLGNIWFGTIKGLVKCNPSSFKENLVEPVTAIKNVRIFLKDEAIPEKNIFPYNKNHLTFDFTGISYSNPDRVKFQYMLEGFDKEWSPPTNEHLATYSNIPPGKYRFLLVASNSDGIRNKQPAIFGFEITPPFWRTWWFYSLCAIMTLLSVYVFIKRRERVLKLSKITLEKTVMQRTTELKRQNAKLKEANNEIKIKNKLIIDSILYAKRIQEATLPSLEQIEKNFSDLFIFYQPKDIVSGDFYWFVRIDDVSIIVTADCTGHGVPAALMSMIGNDILNQIVADKYIISPSQALTEFDIRIKEVLKQKGEREETFDGMDIAMCAIHLDKNMLQFSGAYRPLYLIRNGELLEYKPSKFSIGGYSKKEKIFNSYDIDFYSGDTIYTFTDGFVDQFGGPNGRKFMKKRFKNIIIDMQHLNMKEQSKYLAKTLNNWKGDLEQVDDILVFGIRL
- the tnpA gene encoding IS200/IS605 family transposase, whose amino-acid sequence is MAQSLVQNYIHLVFSTKHRVPLIHEPVQSKLYGYLGGICKNLECHPVKIGGYTDHVHILCMLSKKIALMKLLEEVKSHSSKWVKTMDKTLKNFYWQGGYGAFSVSHSQVDVVKAYIENQKEHHKKITFQEEYRALLKKYNVEYDERYVWD